Sequence from the Egibacter rhizosphaerae genome:
AGCATCACGCCGAGCGCGACCAGTATCGGCAGCAGCCCCGCGAGGTCGCCGATCAACAGCGCGAGACCGAGGGTGGACGCGAGTGCGACCGCCCTCGCGCGAGATCGCCGGCGCCACGCGGAGGCGGCCGCGAGCCCCACGAACAGAACGGGGAACACGGCGTCCACCAGGGCCGGGTCCTCGAGGACGCCGCCGACCGTGACCCCGATCGCCGTGCCCGCGACCCAAGCGATGTAGCAGGTCGCCCCGGCGACGAGGAAGGCACGTCGGGCATCGCCTTTCGCATGGAGCGCCAGCCCTGCGGTCTCATCGATGAGCAGGAACGCGAGGGCCGCACGCGTCGGTCCACCGGCCCGGATCCTCTGGCGCAGCACGGCACCGAGGACCACGTGCCGCAGGTTCAGCAGCGCCACGCTCGCGACGACGGCAGCTGCTCCGGCACCCCCCGCCAACAGCCCGGCGG
This genomic interval carries:
- a CDS encoding AzlC family ABC transporter permease is translated as MRPDARPSSLRAAAFTALPVRRRSGCSARCTAPAKPGVVPPLRAVASSALIFSGAAQFTAAGLLAGGAGAAAVVASVALLNLRHVVLGAVLRQRIRAGGPTRAALAFLLIDETAGLALHAKGDARRAFLVAGATCYIAWVAGTAIGVTVGGVLEDPALVDAVFPVLFVGLAAASAWRRRSRARAVALASTLGLALLIGDLAGLLPILVALGVMLAGVRR